CTGGCCATCACCAATGCTTTGCTCATTTATACACACTATGCCACCTTTCACATTTTCCTCGCTCAGCTGGCGGGCATCGTTCTCTTCATATGGAAGGACCGCAAAGTGGTGTGGCGATACATGGTGAGCCAGGTTGGCGCCGTGGTGCTGTTCCTTCCGTGGGTGCCATTCGCACTTAAAAACAGTTCCCAGATCCGCGAGTGGGCGAGACCCAATTCCCTGGCCGATATTCGCTATGTGTATACCTATTTTTTCGGGGATACCTGGTTCCTCAAAGCGCTGATTGTGGTGTTCCTTGTGGGGCTTGCATCGCTGGTTTTCCTGAAGATCAGGGGCAAAGAAGTACCCAACGGTTATGTGTTGCTTTCCCTGCACCTTTGGGCCATCGGAACGGTCGTATTCGGTTATGCAGTCTCCCTTTACATGCCCATGTTCACACCACGGTACCTGTTGTATGCCTGCGTCGGCTGCTACATTCTCGTGGCGTATTGCCTGTCTGTCATTCCTGTTCATGCATGGTTCAAAATCGCCGCCTTCACGGTCATCCTCTGGCACGGATTGAGCATTCTCGATTTGGAACCCCATAAGGGTGAAGACTGGGAAAGTGTTGCCGGGTATGTACATGCACATAAAGATCCGGATACCTACGTGCTCCTGTCGCCGTGGTATGAATACCTGCCCTTCACCTACTACTATGACCCGCCTGCATTTGCCGATTATGAAAACACGATGCAACACTTGTCCGATGCACATGTGTCTTTGGTGAACACACTGAACCTGGATTTCCTGAAATCGATCGGGATGCCGTCCAGTGTGGTGATCGTACAAAGCGGACACTCCCCGCTTTCAGATCCGGATAATACGGTTTACCACACCCTTGCAGATCAGTACGAACTGGTGGATACCTTCAGCGCGGAAGGCGTTACGGCACACCTGTTCAAAAAAGAACACAAAAGACCGCCCCATGACATCATCGTGGAACATGACCTGGAAAGCGACGTAGTGGTTGATAATTGGGAGAACCTGAACACCCGAAGCACAGAGCAGGTACACTCAGGTTCCTATGCGTCCAGAACCGATTCCCTGCATCCTTTCGGTATCTGTTACAGAACATTCAATCCCCTTAGCTTTGACTCGGATACCACCATCGTCACCGTACGGTTGTGGGCCTATCTTGAAAACGAACGCTCAAATGGATGGGTGACCCTGACGCTCGACAACAAAGAAACCCACCTGTTCAATCTGGATCAAAGGGAGCTTCGCAAGGAAACGCAAGTAACAGGCCAGTGGACACCCGTGTCTTTTGTTTTCCGCGTTCCACCAGGGTTGGCAAAGAATACCTTGCTCAAGGTGTATACCTGGAACCAAATCGGGGAACCTTTGTATATTGATGACATGGAAGTGATTTTCAGTAAGCAACAACATTAATTGGTGGTTGCGTCATGTTAATACCCCCGTTAAAAATTTGAATCAAGCCGTCCACATCATCTCCTATATCCTGCCACACCGATCCGCTGCGCGCATCGAATCATACGTGTAGCTTCGCCATGTCACACCTGTCCGATATCACCCTGATCATCCCTTTTCACAACGAGGCTCGTCGCCTGGACAGCACAACCGATGGACTGATGACCTACTTCCGGACATCGGAATCACGCCCGCACATGATCTTCGTGAATGACGGCAGTGCGGATGACACCCGGACCCGCCTGGAAGCGCTGTGTGAGAAACTCCGTAACTGCGTACCCGAATCCACCTTCAACATGGTTTCCTACGACAAAGCCGGTGGCAAAGGATGGGCGCTCTTTCAAGGCATTCTTGCGTGTAAAACCGCATGGTGTCTGACCCTGGATGCCGACCTGTCGGCAGGGCCGCGGGAATTGGATTTCTGGCAGGAAAGAGGTTGGCTTCACATGGATCAGGACCGTGTGTTTATCGGTTCCCGGGAAATGGGCATCCGGGAAGGACTGGCCACTTCCAGCGCGCTCAGGCGCCCGGTGAGCGTGGTATTCAACCGGTTGGTTCAGCGATGGACCGGTCTCCACCTGGACGACACCCAATGCGGATTCAAACTTTATCCCTCAGCCATCGCGAAAGAGATTTTCACCAACCTCTCCGATTACGGGTTTGCCCATGATGTGGAAGTGTTGCTGCGGCTGAGAAACATGAACGTTCCCGTGGCGCCCCTGGCCGTTCACTGGCAACCGGAAAAAGGATCCAAAGTGAATGTGTTCTCCGACGGATGGCAGATGCTCAAGGTCATCCGTACGCTGGGAAAACGGTACACCCAGCACCCTTGAGGCATCCTGCCATGGCCTTGTTTCATTGCCACGGGCGGTAGTGCGGCTCATCGGCCAACGCCAGCATCTCCCGGTCGCCCCGGCTGTCGCCATATGCGATGATCTTGTCAAAGGCATTCAAATCAAATGCTTCCGACACACGCCTCGCCTTTTCCGGTCCGTAGCAGTTGGCAGGAACCAGTTTCCCAGTGATTTTTCCCTCCTTCACTTCCAACCTCGAACCGATTGTATGAAACCCTTTTCGCTCAGCCCACGGTTTGACCCATGCTTCGCATGAGGCCGTTACGATCACTTGCGTATGACCTTCGGATGCATACGCCGATAGGGTTTCCTTCGCTTCTTCCCTCAGCAGATCATCCATGTCTGAGGCAAACGCCCGGGCCTTGTTGATGAAATCCTGTTCTTGCCAACCGCCATAGAAATAGCGCAACACGACCTCCTTGGCCCGCCAATTCGGAATGATCCCCATTTTGAATGCCACAATCCAGGGACTGCAAACCGCAAGTCCCAGTAACCATTGACCATGCCCGTGGCTGTGGCGTATCATGGCCATGAAAGTGTCGTTCCGCGTGAGCGTTCCGTCCAGGTCGAATAGAACAAGATGGGCCATGTTCAGAGTTTCAGTTTTTTAAACACGTTTTCCGGAATGGTGCGAATGATCCACATGATCCAACGCCACATCCACAGGGTATACAGCACATTCCTGCCCTTTTGATGCGCCCGGTAAATATCATCGGCCGCCCTATCCGCCGAGGCCGTCAGCGGCCCGGGCAATGGCAATCCCTCCGTCATGGGTGTTCGCATGAACCCCGGTATGACGGTGAGTACATGCACCCCGTCCGGTTGCAGGCGGTTGCGCAACCCGGAGAGATAGGCGGTGAATCCCGCCTTGGCGCTTCCGTACAAATAGTTACTTTGCCGGCCACGCTCCCCTGCCACCGAACTCACGCCAATGATGGCACCGCTTCCACGTTTGGCAAATGCCGCAGCCAATTTGTTCAGTAAAGAGACAGGGCCGGTAAAATTCGTTTGCAAAATCCGGTCGCATTCCTCCTCATCCCGCATACCCAGATCCTGGTTTCCCAGGTAACCCGCGCTGCAAATAACGGCATCCGGAAGTGGGTTCAGGGTGTTCACGAACGCTTCATGCGCACCAATGTCGGTTACATCCAGCACCTGAACAGAAGGTCGGACCGATGTTTCTGTTTCAATATTTTTTGCCGCATTTTCAAGCTGTTCGATACGGCGGGAAGCCATTCGAACATTCCAACCTGCACGGGCATATCGCAGCGCCAGGGCTTTGCCGAGGCCTTCTGAAGCGCCGAGAATCAAAACTGATTTTTTGTTTGTCATGGATGAACCGGATGTATGTGCAGATGCTTCGGAGGATGGAGAAAATGATGTGGTAAGACCGATTCGATTCGATTGCAGCGATGCAAATCTACCTTCGGGGTCCCATTGTTTCAAGAATGTCTTAAACGATGCCGCACCGGGGTATGATGTGAAAAATGTGACGGCAGACATGCGTACATCTTTTGTGAGATAAAGACGGCCCCCATGGCGTAGCACCAAATCATCCAACTTGTTGAGAAACGGATACAGCCT
The DNA window shown above is from Flavobacteriales bacterium and carries:
- a CDS encoding glycosyltransferase family 39 protein yields the protein MQAPSDESNSHSSQHLLFSSGSRLKSWPERFFSYLQQNPWYVCLALIIMNLAVKLYNTADASIWLDEAFSIFHCQTSLGGIIAMSGKDPNPPLYSLCLGIWMKVFGNSPAAARSLSVLFNVATAPVLFMFCRRFLNIQTAVIASLLFTFSNVQILYAHEARCFALVTLLAVISFWFYLDILRGKSQRAVAGLAITNALLIYTHYATFHIFLAQLAGIVLFIWKDRKVVWRYMVSQVGAVVLFLPWVPFALKNSSQIREWARPNSLADIRYVYTYFFGDTWFLKALIVVFLVGLASLVFLKIRGKEVPNGYVLLSLHLWAIGTVVFGYAVSLYMPMFTPRYLLYACVGCYILVAYCLSVIPVHAWFKIAAFTVILWHGLSILDLEPHKGEDWESVAGYVHAHKDPDTYVLLSPWYEYLPFTYYYDPPAFADYENTMQHLSDAHVSLVNTLNLDFLKSIGMPSSVVIVQSGHSPLSDPDNTVYHTLADQYELVDTFSAEGVTAHLFKKEHKRPPHDIIVEHDLESDVVVDNWENLNTRSTEQVHSGSYASRTDSLHPFGICYRTFNPLSFDSDTTIVTVRLWAYLENERSNGWVTLTLDNKETHLFNLDQRELRKETQVTGQWTPVSFVFRVPPGLAKNTLLKVYTWNQIGEPLYIDDMEVIFSKQQH
- a CDS encoding glycosyltransferase, with amino-acid sequence MSHLSDITLIIPFHNEARRLDSTTDGLMTYFRTSESRPHMIFVNDGSADDTRTRLEALCEKLRNCVPESTFNMVSYDKAGGKGWALFQGILACKTAWCLTLDADLSAGPRELDFWQERGWLHMDQDRVFIGSREMGIREGLATSSALRRPVSVVFNRLVQRWTGLHLDDTQCGFKLYPSAIAKEIFTNLSDYGFAHDVEVLLRLRNMNVPVAPLAVHWQPEKGSKVNVFSDGWQMLKVIRTLGKRYTQHP
- a CDS encoding HAD-IB family hydrolase; protein product: MAHLVLFDLDGTLTRNDTFMAMIRHSHGHGQWLLGLAVCSPWIVAFKMGIIPNWRAKEVVLRYFYGGWQEQDFINKARAFASDMDDLLREEAKETLSAYASEGHTQVIVTASCEAWVKPWAERKGFHTIGSRLEVKEGKITGKLVPANCYGPEKARRVSEAFDLNAFDKIIAYGDSRGDREMLALADEPHYRPWQ